A window of Lonchura striata isolate bLonStr1 chromosome 2, bLonStr1.mat, whole genome shotgun sequence genomic DNA:
gcacagcagtgcagTGCAGAGAGCAGCCACTAATGAGCACTAGACTCAGGCAAGCAAGCCCTATGACAAACAGGATCCTGTCAATTCATAgcaaaatagtaataataatagcGATACAATCCATCAGGCACCTTCCAATCACATCTGGTGGTACTTCGAGCCCCACAACAGGCGAAAAGgactgttgtggtttaaccaGACAGCTGCTAAGTGCCACAACAGCCACTTGcttgtttctctctttccttccacAATAGTCACTTCCTTACTCCCCCACAGTGGGATAGGGGACAGAAtcagaaaagtgagaaaactcatgcATTAAGGTAAAGACAGTTGAACAGAGAAGCAAACAAGGAATCCATTCACCACTCCCCATGGGCAgacaggtgttcagccatctccaggaaagcagggctccacCACGTGTAACAGTGATTTGGGAAGACTAACACCATCATTCTGAACAtcctccccttcttcccccagctctgtACGCTGCACACAACACCATATATTATAGGATACCCCTATGGTCAGTTCTGGTCAGCTGTCCAGGCTGTGTCCCgtcccagctccttgtgcagccccagccctctcTCTGCTGGGGTGGGAGGCAGAAAGGGCCCTGACTCAGTgtcagccctgctcagctgtAACAAACACATCCCTGTGTCACCAACAGTTTTGGTCACAAATCCAACCCATGACCCCATACCATAATCTGAGAAAAAATAGCTAGACCCCAGCTACAGCTAGCACTTTCAAGTATTTATAGAGACCCCAGAATCTGACCCGCCTAGCCTTGCCTCAGAATTATGTGCCAAAAAAgtattagtttaaaaaaaaaataaagccataagaagaaaaaagaccAGCAACCTGGTCTCAGTGCTAATTTGCTTTGATCAGTTTATCATATTGCTGTTGAAAATAAAGGCAGTGTGCAGCTAATTGACAGCAAGAAATTAAGTGACAAACAGCTTGAATATAGCCTGAAGAGTTACTGAATTGGAGATATGCAGAGAATAAAAAGCTAGACATAGAAAAGATGTTATATTTAATACGTGTCTCAGTGTGAATAAAAACAAGCATTTCATAGttgtaagaagaaaaattttggTGGAAAAAGACAACACTCTTGACCACTGATAACATTTGATTTAAAATTCTCTGAAGATTTGTTctagaacaaaaggaaaaatcaaaacaattaaTTCCAGAAGTCTTACAACATTAACTGACAAACATCTACTCTTTGTCTGGATTTCAAGCACAATTTTAGTCAATTTGAATCCATTTCATGAAGAGGCTCCAGCTTTGCCAGAGCTATTGCTAAAATCATCTGAGCAACAAAACATTGCTTGGCCTCATTTTAGTAATTAAACAGCTCCAAGAACCAGCTCCACAGTTTAGAACTACTCAGTACATAAATGATCAGATTTGCTACCATTGATTTGCTACTTTTTACTACAGTGTACTAAAATTAATGTTATTACCTAACCCAAATCCTGAAGCCTTCCAAGTAATTTACTTAAGaacactttaaagaaaaaacccaaactggaATTTAGAATACGTTCATGCTGTTCTTCAAAGAAATAAACCCAAAggtccattttatttttaaacaaacaaaaaattcttcacaaaTTTTGATAACTGAAGAGTGTGAAAAAGCTGATCTGTGTAAGTatataaaaaaagtcaattttcACAATGTTATGGTCTGGAAGCACTCAGTAAATATAAAGGCAATATGAGACAGAATATAAAGGCAACTGAGACAATTAAGCCCTTTAAAAAGCACCACTTCTATTTTAagtcaaattaatttcttgtatttgcattttaagTTACTGCTTAAAAACTGCAAATTCCTTTGCTCCCCTGGTTGCAGTGTATTAATCACAGCTTCACTACTCCTTCACCTAGAAAGTCATAAGCTCAGATTCAGTTTTAATCAGTATTACTAAAGAAGCATTTTTTCCAAACTTACAACACAAAAGTGGAAATTATTCAACTTTTttcagaaagcagaattaaTACTGTAATTAATAGAGGCTGACCTGCTGGGATAGCTGCAGTGCTTACTGCCTTTGTCACCTCAAGTTAAGGGTGGGAACTGTGCCAGCATGGAATGACCAGTACACAGGCAAGGGCACAGTTTGCCACTAGGAAACAACTTATATATTCATAAACAACACATATCTGTGGCCCTACAGTCCTGACCACACAGGACTGGACCAAACCCAGCGTGTTTTACTTAGTCAGGTGCCCTATTCCCTCCTCCTCCGTTTAACTTCAGTATCTGCCTGTTTTAAAGAGCTGACCTCACCACCCATGTAAAACTGCATTGCAACATCTTAAAAGTGGCTGTGGTTAACACCAGTACAATATAGAAACAGTGATTTATCAACATTGTATGCTTTATTGAAAGTTGACAAGTGCAACAGTTAAATACATTGACGTGTTACAACTGTAGAGAACATGCACAAAAACATATGCATACTACTATACAGATCATATGCAAAAAACCCATACTGGGAAATccaattttgtttctttaattcTTTGCTAGCAGGTCTTGATAATTTTTGGAGTGGTTTTTCCCATCTTGAACCAAACTACAAGGAACAATGATTTACTTCAAGATAATCAGCAGCCAGGGATCTTCAGAAGTTACACAAACAGCATTAATTTGCCAAATTCTGAACAGTTGCGTAGGTGCATTCTTATATAtgtagcataaaaaaaaaacttttcaaacTTCTTCAGATCAGCCAATGAGACAACTAAACTTCAATCTGTACAACCTAAATAGTTACAGTTTTCTATTTTACAAAGTAATTACACTAAATACACAAATATACAGTAGGCAAATAACCTTCATGGTAATTATCCTATGACCCAACAACTATATTGTCACCTACCTGTTTTCTATATATAATACAGCTTTATGCACCTGTCCACTGGTTCAGAAAACGGTGCAAATATTTGCACTTAAGGTTTCAGGTGACAATTAAGTGTTAAACACTGAGATTAcctttctccctcttcctcttAGATCCTACACACCAGTCCACACTTTGGAACCCCAATGCACTACAGGGGGTTGAGCCATCACTTTTTACTCCAGTCTATTTCTTCACGTTTCCAAGTTTGAAAAGCACTTGTATCAGCTGTAGCACTGGATGAATGGacgatttaaaaacaaacaaacaaacaaaaaaaaatcaggcatgCAGCTTCGTTTCTCAGCCACTGGCAGAAGCTGCTCAAGTCCCCAGTATACTTGTGCTAATTCTCTGGAAGTTTATTTTATTCGAGCAACCTAAGAACATAGACTCCTTCAAGCCAAAGGGGTAAGGGAGGTAAGAGAGAGACACATGAGTGTGTAATACAAGGGGGAGAAGCCTCTCTTGATGTGTGCAAGGCATGGAGTCCTCGGTCTGGGTTGCAACGTGCACTGAAATGGATGAAGGGTGGCTGTGGCAGATTCCCGCTAGTCCTCCTCGCTCTGGACAGTCCAGAAGCCAGCAATCATGACGACGATGACATCTTGAGCTATGCTGAAGACCCTGAGCCCTGTGATGCTGGCTGAGCAGGCTGCTGTGTTGTCCCTTGTGACTGGGAAGAGGAAGGTGGAGAACCAGTCTGCAGCTGTGCTTGGAACTGGGcaagctgctctgggctggcaaGTGTTTTTAGCAGCGTGTTTTCTTGCTCCAGCTGAGAGTTCTTCTCTATCAGCTCTTTGATTTGCTCTTTGAGGACCTCCACTTCCTCCCTTACTGCGTACATCAAGTGACTCTTTACCAGATCCTGCAAGGCAGAAGGCAGCGTGCGCGTTAGGGAGGCGTTAGGGAGGCGGGCTGCAGCCGAGCGGGGCGGGCCGGCCTCACGTGCGGCCCGGGCtgccccgggccccgccccgcgccaggccccgccccgcgcgcgccgGCTGCAGCCAGTTCTGGGCGCAGGTTGCCGcatttccctccctcccgccGGCCGCGCGCGGCCGCGGTGACGTCAGAGCGCGGCGCGGCCAATGGGCGGCCGAGTTATTTATAGCCGGGAGTTAAAGGCTCGGAGTTTGCCTAGCAACAGCCGGAGAGGCTCCCGGGAGAGCGGCTCCAGGCACCGCTCCAGTAACAAAGGGCGGCCGGGCCCCCGGCTCCGCGccgggcgggggccggggcagcggaGCGGCGGCCCCCGACGGGAAGAGCCGGCTCCGGGCACCGCAGCGCCCGTGCCGCCCGCGGGGAGGAGGGCGCAGCGGCAGTGGATGCCCCGGCTGCAGCCCGCGGGGGCTTGCTCGCCTGCGCTTGGGGGCGGAGGCGGGGGGAGTTAATAAGATAAAATGAAAAGTACCCGAAAACCCCCTCTCTTTGGGACTGTAAAACCCCACAAATAGGCTCCGCTTTCTGCCCAGCAGCGCCCCTCCGCCGCCGCATGGAGCCGGGATCAATCGTTTGGGGAGGCAGTAGCCAAGAGCAATGCCGTCATTCCCTCCCCGGCATCAATACACAAACGTGCGCATTCCTCCCCGCGGGAAGCCTTTGatcaattaaaaataacaaagctCCCGAAACCGACGCCGTGCCTCCCCTTCCGTCCCCGGCTCCGCTACCGAAACGCGTCCCAGCACGGGTATCGCCGCTGCATCCCCATATTGTTTACTGCTTCAAGCACGAACAAGGTTTTATGCCCCATCGGTACGTACCATCGCTTGCTCGATCTTGTTGTCGATAGCTACTACGCTTGCACCAGAGGAgctgcaagagagaaagaaagagaaaaaacatacAACATTAGCGGCGGCTGAATTATTTAAGAGACAAGAAACGCGAGCATTGGCAGCCAGTTGGCTGAGAAAGTCATCCTCACGCTGCCCTGCCGCCGCCTCACCAGGATGCTCTAATGCAGCAAAGCAACCTGTGAAGCCgcgccgagccccgcgcccgcagCCCGACCAAAATATCCCGACATTTTTCCCCCGACGGACCACAAAGATGGAACTCAATCGCAGGCTGCGGGAGAAGCGGTGGGCGCCGGGGAGGGCAGCAGCTCCGGGGGGAGAGGCGggcgccggtgccgccgctgcGGCTCCCCCGGACAAAGGAGCCAGCCCGGAGCTCACCTGCCCCGCTACCGCCGCGCCAGCAGAGCCGCTCAGACACAACACTTATTTACCTACTGTCGAGCCTCAGAGACGAGTTGTCGGTGCCCAGCAATGACGATAAGAACGAAATCGAGAAGTGTCTTAGTTGATAAACTCCTAGATCCATTGCCACCGGTCTACAACATTGGGCATTCATGCAACCGCGGCCAGAAACACTCCccggaaaaaaatatatatataaaggtcTCGCTCCTCTCGAAGGCGTGTGTGCGTGCGGAGCCGCTCCGCCGGGCGAGGCGAGGCGaggcgaggcggggccgggaCCCTGCGGGACCCTGCGGGGCTGCGCTCGGCCGGCTCCGAGCGGGGTCAGCGCTCCGCCGCGCAGCACAAAACCCGGGTATCCCGGCCCCCCCCTCATTTATGCGCCGGCGCGGCTTGCCATTGGctgcgctgccccggccccgccccgcgccgcgcatCTCATTAGCGCGCATCCCCCGCCGCGCGCGGCCCGGGCCGGAGCGCCCACGCGGAGCGGGCCCGCACGCGCGGGAGCGGGGGGGGCAggccgggccccgccggccccggcacGCGCGGTGCCGCAGCAACGGACGgggatttaaaataaaaataaaaattaaaaaaaaaaaaaaataaaaggaaaaagaggagaaaataataataattagcGGCCCCGAGGAGCGGCGGGGAAGCCCCGCACGGCCCGGCGGAGCGCGGGACGAGCCCAGAGGCCGCCCGTGGCCGCGCCGACACCGCCACCTATCGGCGCGCGGCGGCGGGGAAGCCCCGGTGCCGCCTCCCGCGGCTCATCCAGCCAGCCGCACCTCCGCCTCGAGCCGAAATCCGCACGGTTCAGCCCCGCAAAGCGGAGCCCGGACCCGGCAGCTCTGCCCGCTTCGCCCAGGCCAAGCAGTACAAGTAGGATACCCACACACTGCAGATACAACTCCCAGACAGCTACGATGCCCCTTTATCCTTTACACACACCTTATCAGCCCATAAAgtcatttatgaaaaaaatattcagccaCTGATCATCTACAAACACACATATGACACAAACCTGTGGGTTTCTAGCAAGCCGGCTGATACTCTTCTATAGTAACAGAGAAAATGCCTATTCACTTATTTTTAGGTTGCACCATAAGGTACTCAGCCTTAAAAGTTACAGCACATGCATTAATAATTTAGGAAAAGATCCTTCTCCCACCTGTGATGTTTTTCTCAACAAATGTTATGCTCTCATGTGTCATGGAACACATAAACTACTTCCGTGCCCATCCAAGTGATCTTCTCTACCACTAACAGCTTAGAAAGAGACCAAAGGCTGAACTAGACCATCATGAAATACTGTCACAAGAAACAGCCAACCTGTAAAACCACTCTTTCCTAGACCTGCACTTTCAGCATGTGTTACATTGCCGCTACGAAGGCAGTCGTGACACATAGTATAGACAGTAAGCAGTTTCAGATGGTAACTCTTTATTCTCGAAGATGGCTGACCTTTTATACACTTTCTAATTGTTTAGACTTCTACCTAACTATTGGCCACAATAATTCAACATAACACCATTGGTGAAAAGTAACAGTGACTTCAGCTAACTTTCTAAAAATACTCTGTCCAGCTGCAAAGTTCTCTCCTTATCTTTCTTCAATTTCTCTCTTCTCTAGGTCTCCTTGGTAACAGCCTTGGAGAAAGCTCCTTATCAGCTTCTTGCTGCTCAGCTTCTTTAGCTAACAGGCCCCTGCTAGCCCCTTCCACATTACATTACTTAAAGATGCAAAAGAATAAAGTCAAAAACCTCTTCCATTCACTACAACAAACTTCTCCAATAGCTACAAGTCACATACATCACAGGTGCTGCTCTTAGAAAAGCAGGAAAGCCAGGAGGCACGGAATAATCATCTTAAAGCTAAATTTAGCATTTGCGTATCTGCATCATCCTTCTTAGTTTATTTATGTTGTCCTAGACTACTATTCTTTCATTCAGTAATGCCAGCAGAGTAGTTCAAACTAATCCTGTTCACAGGGAGGTCACATTTAAGAATAATAATTCCTTACAGCCATTTTCCTGCTACCAGAGAGAGTTCACATCCCACAAGGGCACATGTGGGGAATTTGCACAGGATAGCACCTAACAGGCTCAACATTAAAGGAAATGTTTTAGAAAAACTCTTCCATGTACTGACTTCCAAACTCGTGACAGCAAACAAACGGAAGCAACACGGGCATCAGGCTCCAGCTTCCCCGCCGAGGGACAAGCACCGGGAAGCACGTGCTGCACTGGCACCTCCCGCAGCACTTTCCTTGCAGAGGTTACTCACTACACACCAGTGATGAACTGAGCCGTGTAACAGACAGTGTCAGCAGCACATCAGCTGTACTGGAATCTGTATCAACTCCTTGACTTGATCTAAATTCATGTTTTATGACATGAAGGTTGGGCTTCAAAATCAGTAATGTCTCAAATGATTCCTCCCCATGGCAGTTACTCAGCGCAATTAACAAAATTGCAGTTGCTCTGTAGTTCTTATCAGAAAAAGGGCAGAGTAGGTGCAAAAACAGGTTAAGTCCTATCAGGCTAATCAGGCTTTTATAAAAGAACTTGAAGATAGCAAACTCACAGGCCTATCCTCAAAACTcctgctttgctgctgcaggACGGACAGCAGACAATTGTATTGGATTTCATTCGTAAGGTAGAAATAAAGTCATGGTTTCATTCCAAGATGGTTCCTGATTCTGCCAGAACGACTGATAATTATCAAATGCCATTATTCCGTTTACAACAGAAAAATGATACCATTCTCAAACTAAATTAACAACACTGCTATCTTTAATCTATATTAATCTTCACAAAGAAGAGATAACACATATGATCCTAAATCGAATTCCCACTAAACTCATTAACCATCTTTCATTAACTTCAGTGGGCTTTTAACAAAATCTGTCATTTATTTTTAGATGCCTACAAGTAGAGTTGTGATTCAACAGAAAGTTGTCAGCTGCATAAGTAGGACTGCATATTAATATGCATTCTGCTTTGCCCACTCTACAGAAAAGCAAACCATAAGTCCATTTATGGCTGAGAAAGCAGATCatctaggaaataaaaaaaaaaacccactataTAAATTACATTTATCTCCAAAACTGGGGTGAATTTTTTTGGAGGAGGAGACAGCACCACTATATCTGATGTTCTCATTTCAACACCCCATCATCTGCCTGACAAGGACAGACACTGAGCTCTTAAGGACTGggtttttgctgttgtttttaacaaatatctcatttttgaaataaaaaaagtacATGGAAGATTTAAGGAAGCTAGTTCTCCAAACTCAGTTTTCCTCTAGAAGGGTGTCAAGATTACTACTGTGTTACTCAAAACCTTATAACCACATCATTAACAGATCATACGGGATATTCAGCTCCTGGAAAAGCTTAAATTCCTGAGAGTAGAGGTGAGAAAGGCTGCAGAATTCTTCAGTTTGAGGCACTCTAGGCGTGCACTGAGTTGGACAAATTCATGTTAGCACATGCTTTGGAAACCTGCCTATCTACAGAGCACCCCAGGTGTTCACAAACTGCATAAAGTAACAGAAAAAGACTCGAGATGGGCTCCTGAGAAATCACTAGAGTCTGATACAGCAAACGAGTAGTTCACCAGCATCTTTGATCCTCAAGTAAACTGACTTCTTAAACTGAACATACAAAGAGTAGTCAAAGACTTTTTAGCACATGTCACCTTTTGTAATATTTCAGCCCTTAAACACTGTTCCTCCCACTAAATTATTTCCTCCTGTCTCAATTTATTCATGCTAAGCACTTGAAGAAAGTGCTTTTCATCTTAAGCACATAATGAGGTAAACTACAGCACAGAATCATTTTGTCTCTATGCAAGTCTGGTTTGTCATATTTCTCCATGCGTGTTAAAAAgttctttaatttaaaacatttatctTGTAAGTACCTTGTCAGTGTATGCTCCCTTCAGATGACAACATTAAAAGCCCTCAATACACATCTTCTGAACATAAAATAAATCTCATCTTTTGATGTTACAAAGATGCCATATCAGAAACCATATTAGAAAAACAGCAATTGCTGTCACAGCACACTTTCATCTTATGCTCAGACAGGCTGAGATCTTGTGAACTTCAACTACAGCTTTCAACTGCAGAATGCAAGTACTGAagaggttaaaaataaaatctgctaTTTAGTCAAGTAAAGGCTACAGTAATTAGATTCTACCTGACATCTGACTGTGCATTCCACTTGGCATCTAAAAATGGAGAATAAATGGCAGAATACTATTCTGCATTAAAATTCATAGATTCAAAATTCTTTGTGTACTGACAGCAACCCTCCCAGCATCCAACTTATGCAAAATTGTGCCAAGCTAATAACTGACAGCAAAAGCTCTGACTATACTTTACATCAAGGACTAAAGGTTCGTTTATTTCAGtaggtcataatttttttcttcgtTTCAGTAAAGGTACATAACTGGAGAAGCTGTCCAACGAACTTTCTTTCCCACAGtaaatcataaatatttttaacagacTAAGgaccaaaaaacaaccaaacaaaataacTCCACCCACACAAGCCCCATCTTCAGATAGCCTAAATAAAGTTCACAAAATCTCAGCCAACTTCCTTTTCCAGCTCGAAACCTTTAGCTAAGATCTTGATTTAAAGAAACCAAGCCACTAAGAACTTACAGCTCAGCTCCAAAAGACATGTATTTTATTCCTAGATTGAATTCTACTATTTCAATTTATATATTTCTGCTAAATTGAAAAAGCTCTTTCTACAAGACAGTACTCTCTCAGTTTTCTTAAATGTGAGCTTTTCCTCCCCCACAGTAATATTATTTGCATCTATAATTTAGTTTATTAGTTTGCTAGAAATTGGGGTTTAGTTCCAGGAAAAACAGATAAAAGGGAAAGCTATGCAATATGCTAGTTAAATGAAGTGCtgtatttgtaaatatttttttttccagatgtgCAAGCATAACTAGATAAATATTTAGTGGAAAGAATACACACACCCTACTGGGGCTCTGGAAATAACCTGACAGTATCTCTGATCGCAGTGCATACAAAGAAGTATCACGCTGTGAGCTCTGCACTAGAGACAGAAGGCTGCATTTAAAGCAAGAAGATAACCACGTAagatcaaaagaaaaacaagaagaggTTCTCACTGGTTCCTCTGAGGATATCCTCTTTCTCTTTGACAGACAACTAATTACCAAGTCAATCCTAGttatttttaatgagaattATAATGATTCTACCAACTTTAATGCTGACAAAACAAGACATACTGTCTATAATCAAGTACCTGGATACAGTCAAAGAGATGACCCACTTGTTACCCATCAGAGAGAATCCTGCAGGGAAATATGAGCCATCTTAAAGAAATTTGGATGCTTGGAGAGGGATGTAAGCCTTTCCCGAGATCATCCATAGATAACCATCTAGCAATGCAGCTGAGATGAAGGTCTGTGCTGTGCACATGTCCAGTGAGTTTCAAAGTCCCCTCACAGAGCAAGCTGAGGTCTATCATAACTCAAAACCTGAAATTACATCCAGATGCTACTCCACTTCAAATTTAAAGAAGTTATACATTTGCAGTAACATGCAGCTTGGGAATCACAGGTTTTCCTGATTTTAGAAACCTTTACATGAGTAGGTGTGAAACATTTACTACAGGTGAAATTAGCACCCTGAAAGTTTTAAGTGAGACATCTGAGccaggaatattttctttcttccagaaAGCTGCACACAATGTCACACTGCATGCTGACATTGTCCCCAGGATGGATGTGGGAAAGAAGTTTAGTGTCATAAAGCAGCATATATAGAAGAGTGATAAAATGTTACAACCTTTAAGTTTCACTacccaaatttatttttcctttatgtgAAATTTGGCCTCAATAATTTAAGAATGAATGCATAAAAAAGTGTTCAATTCCCTGGTCTTCTGTGTACTTTTCATGTATAAATGCTTTTCTCAAAGGCAAGAACACCTCGAAGTAAAAACCATTTACACAAGTGTGTCATCCCACTTATTCTAACTGTACAACAGATTTTCAACCACATACTCCAAAATTAaatgaaggagggaaggaaagagtCACTGGATCATTTTAAGTTACATTTAACATAATAAACATGGCAAGTATATGGAGTGTTTTGGCACACTGGCATGACAAGCATTTGGAAAGATGAAATACTTTGTATTAAAAAGCATCTCTGACCCAAGGGACAAGCAGCCCAGGAGGAACTACAATGGCTGACACCCACCCACTCCAGGTTACCTTCAATAGTACACAATGGCTTTAGTGATCAAATTTAAAAACAGCCAAATTAACCTGTAACTAAGAAGGGTCATCTTCTATTATTTTTGaatttgtattattttctgtttccttaaGGCTGCAGAAAAGCTACACCAGGTCTCATGAAATGGGAAAACTATGTCTTACTGAGTACTGCTAATTGTGGACAGGGGAGATATGGAGGATCTTAAGGCCCTTAATCtccgctgtccccagccccttaTGAAGTTTACACCTATTGTGCCTTTTTAAACTCCCTAGTCCattccttcctcttttcccaCCTCCTCCCCTGTTTCTAACTGTTATCCTTGAAACTATATTGAAAATCTTGGATCAGCTAATAATTTACTCATGCTtattaaaaagtatttatatAGCATTAACAGCTGGTCTACACTTCCCACTGAATATCATTTGTCCTTTGATGGCCATTTTTTGGTGCGACACTTGCCTGTGTTTCCCACAGAAGCCTATCGCACTGGAAGCCAACTCAGAGTTGCtaggaaaaaagccaaaacctctGCAATTTACTAGAGTTGTCCTATGGTCTTCAGGAAGCTGGGAATGAAGTTCCCTACCCCAGCTTTTACAGAAATTATTACGAACAGCTGATGAAAAgtacagaaaggaaaagtaaGC
This region includes:
- the TSC22D1 gene encoding TSC22 domain family protein 1 isoform X6, which translates into the protein MDLVKSHLMYAVREEVEVLKEQIKELIEKNSQLEQENTLLKTLASPEQLAQFQAQLQTGSPPSSSQSQGTTQQPAQPASQGSGSSA
- the TSC22D1 gene encoding TSC22 domain family protein 1 isoform X5 → MNAQCCRPVAMDLGVYQLRHFSISFLSSLLGTDNSSLRLDSSSSGASVVAIDNKIEQAMDLVKSHLMYAVREEVEVLKEQIKELIEKNSQLEQENTLLKTLASPEQLAQFQAQLQTGSPPSSSQSQGTTQQPAQPASQGSGSSA